A genome region from Helicobacter jaachi includes the following:
- a CDS encoding LLM class flavin-dependent oxidoreductase has protein sequence MSKTKQISLNAFDMNCVSHLSPGLWRYPGDCSLKYKDIEYWQNIARIAEQGLFDAVFIADVLGVYDVYRGNDLGALRAAQQLPINDPLSLATIGAAVTKNVGFGITAGVFFEHPYPFARRLSTLDHLTKGRIGWNIVTGYLPSANKNMGAKELPHDERYDVAEEYMEVIYKLLEGSWEDDAVILDRESGDFANPYKVHHIGHHGKYYDVPGIHLCEPSIQRTPVLFQAGNSPRGRAFSAKHAEAMFIAPPLQYAKTAVAQIRQELIKAGRDPYSAKIYLLATIITDESESLAQAKYKDLLKYAHKEGALVVNSGWLGVDLSKYKLDEPLDKIQSNAMLGKVEAMSNSTIDGQRAWTLGDLLKLSGIGAPQAPRIIGSPKQVADTLQDIIAQTDADGFNLSYATTPGTFEDVVRYVVPELQKRDAYKHEYAKGSLRNKLFGKGDRLDSTHIGSQYRVGGALSTIDDYTDTGRPRPAE, from the coding sequence ATGAGCAAGACAAAGCAAATTAGTCTAAATGCCTTTGATATGAATTGTGTATCGCATTTAAGTCCGGGGCTATGGCGCTATCCGGGCGATTGTTCGCTAAAGTATAAAGACATTGAGTATTGGCAAAATATCGCGCGTATTGCAGAGCAAGGGCTATTTGATGCGGTATTTATCGCTGATGTGCTAGGCGTGTATGATGTGTATCGTGGCAATGATTTAGGCGCGCTAAGAGCGGCGCAGCAGCTGCCTATCAATGACCCGCTAAGTCTTGCCACTATCGGTGCGGCTGTTACTAAAAATGTGGGTTTTGGCATTACAGCTGGCGTGTTTTTTGAGCACCCTTATCCCTTTGCGCGGCGCTTAAGCACGCTAGACCATTTGACCAAAGGGCGCATAGGCTGGAATATCGTAACAGGCTACTTACCGAGCGCAAATAAAAATATGGGTGCAAAGGAGCTGCCACACGATGAGCGCTATGATGTAGCAGAGGAATATATGGAAGTGATTTATAAACTCTTAGAGGGCAGCTGGGAAGATGATGCGGTGATTTTAGATAGGGAGAGCGGCGATTTTGCTAATCCTTACAAAGTCCATCACATAGGACATCATGGCAAATATTATGATGTGCCGGGCATTCATTTGTGCGAGCCTAGCATTCAGCGCACACCTGTGCTATTTCAAGCGGGTAATTCACCGCGTGGGCGCGCCTTTAGCGCGAAACACGCAGAAGCTATGTTTATCGCGCCCCCCTTGCAATACGCCAAAACAGCCGTTGCCCAAATACGCCAAGAGCTCATCAAAGCTGGGCGCGACCCATATAGCGCAAAAATATACCTTCTAGCCACTATCATTACAGATGAGAGCGAAAGTCTAGCGCAAGCAAAGTATAAAGATTTACTCAAATATGCGCACAAAGAGGGCGCACTGGTAGTGAATTCCGGCTGGCTTGGCGTAGATTTAAGCAAATATAAACTTGATGAGCCGCTTGATAAAATTCAATCAAATGCTATGCTTGGCAAGGTGGAGGCGATGAGTAATTCTACTATCGACGGGCAGCGCGCTTGGACTTTGGGCGATTTGTTAAAGCTTTCAGGCATTGGCGCGCCTCAAGCACCGCGCATTATCGGCAGTCCAAAGCAGGTAGCCGACACACTGCAAGATATTATCGCCCAAACAGATGCCGATGGCTTTAATCTCTCCTATGCCACAACACCCGGGACTTTTGAAGATGTGGTGCGCTATGTCGTGCCTGAACTCCAAAAGCGCGACGCGTATAAACACGAATACGCCAAAGGCTCACTGCGCAATAAACTCTTTGGCAAAGGCGATAGGCTAGATTCTACGCACATTGGCTCGCAATATCGCGTAGGTGGCGCACTAAGCACGATTGATGACTATACTGATACAGGCAGACCGCGCCCCGCAGAATAG
- a CDS encoding LLM class flavin-dependent oxidoreductase: MSKKNKKQIHFNAFDMNCISHLSPGLWRYPGDEAVRYKDIEYWQNIAKIAEKGLFDAVFIADVLGVYDVYRGNDFGALRAALQVPVNDPVQLAAVMASVTSNVGFGITAATAFEHPYPFARRLSTLDHLTKGRVGWNIVTGYLPAANRNMGASELPHDERYDVADEYMEVIYKLLEGSWEDDAVIADKSSGEYINPHKVHHIGHHGKYYDVPGIHICEPSIQRTPVLFQAGASARGRRFAGRHAEAIFVTAPTKEHARLVVGQIRDELARAGRDPLGAKIYLGATIITDSNDKLAEAKFNDLASYGSVEGILVKYSGWLGVDLSRYKLDEPLNNIKSNAIIALVDALRESTTDSGKIWTLQDLIHSERIGSLGPKIVGGKQKVADILEEFIGYSGADGFNLAYATTPGTFEDIVEFIVPTLQERGVYRLEYESGSLRNKLFGNGDRLPYSHTGAKYRVGGALSTINDYANTGRPRKSNEEYAI; encoded by the coding sequence ATGAGCAAAAAAAATAAAAAACAAATCCACTTTAACGCTTTTGATATGAATTGTATTTCGCATTTAAGTCCCGGGCTGTGGCGCTATCCTGGCGATGAGGCGGTAAGATATAAGGACATTGAGTATTGGCAAAATATTGCAAAAATCGCCGAAAAAGGGCTATTTGACGCGGTATTTATCGCTGATGTGCTAGGCGTGTATGATGTGTATCGTGGCAATGACTTTGGCGCGCTAAGAGCGGCGCTGCAAGTGCCTGTGAATGACCCCGTGCAGCTGGCTGCGGTGATGGCAAGTGTGACTAGCAATGTAGGCTTTGGAATCACGGCTGCTACGGCTTTTGAGCACCCATATCCCTTCGCGCGTCGCCTTAGCACGCTAGACCACCTAACCAAAGGGCGCGTGGGCTGGAATATCGTAACAGGCTATCTGCCCGCGGCGAATCGCAATATGGGCGCAAGCGAGCTGCCGCACGATGAGCGTTACGATGTCGCGGACGAGTATATGGAAGTGATTTATAAGCTTTTGGAGGGCAGCTGGGAAGATGACGCCGTGATAGCCGATAAAAGTAGCGGCGAGTATATCAACCCGCACAAAGTCCATCACATAGGGCATCACGGCAAGTATTATGATGTGCCTGGCATTCACATTTGTGAGCCTAGCATTCAGCGCACGCCGGTGCTGTTTCAGGCGGGGGCTAGCGCGCGTGGGAGGCGGTTTGCTGGGCGGCACGCGGAGGCGATTTTTGTTACCGCGCCCACAAAGGAGCATGCGCGCCTTGTCGTAGGGCAGATACGCGATGAGCTAGCGCGCGCTGGACGCGACCCTTTGGGAGCAAAGATTTATTTGGGCGCGACTATCATCACAGATTCTAATGATAAGCTAGCCGAGGCGAAGTTTAATGATTTGGCAAGTTACGGCAGTGTGGAGGGCATTTTGGTAAAGTATTCAGGCTGGCTTGGCGTGGATTTGAGCCGCTACAAGCTTGATGAGCCGCTAAATAACATTAAGTCAAACGCGATAATTGCGTTAGTTGATGCTTTGCGAGAATCTACTACAGATTCTGGCAAGATTTGGACGCTGCAGGATTTAATACATAGCGAGAGAATCGGCTCTTTGGGACCAAAAATTGTCGGTGGGAAGCAAAAGGTGGCAGATATTTTAGAGGAGTTTATAGGCTATAGCGGGGCTGATGGGTTTAATCTAGCTTATGCTACCACGCCTGGCACTTTTGAGGATATAGTGGAATTCATCGTGCCTACACTGCAGGAGCGGGGCGTGTATCGCTTGGAGTATGAAAGCGGGAGCTTGCGAAATAAGCTTTTTGGCAATGGCGATAGGCTGCCCTACTCACACACAGGCGCGAAATACCGCGTAGGCGGCGCACTTAGCACGATAAATGACTACGCAAACACCGGTCGCCCCCGCAAGTCAAATGAGGAATATGCGATATAG
- a CDS encoding MFS transporter — translation MNTLHYKQNIDSIPKEHNPKALRSVLAASSGNLVEWFDFYIYGFSAVYFAKNFSDASSPIVQQISVFGVFAAGFLMLPIGSAVFGSIADKIGRKSSMIISIVLMALGSFIIAFLPDKRTIGDAAILLLLFARLLQGFAVGGEYGIAAAYLSEVAPPGKRGFYSSFQYFTLIGGQLLAVASVSVLFSFLNQEQMSDFGWRILFFIGGVAALLSLLVRSLMHDNSAEELKKYDDRGSFKALFKSYKSFLLVLGITAGCSPAWYVITVYSKVFMINNGIDAVVANNIILGALFVLFIVTPFLGALSDKIGLKTSLLIFCVFALFGVYPLFELMRGTQNAFVLFGILGLMCFVLGFYSAVAGIFKTTLFPVHVRALGTGLSYTLGAALFGGSATYVALQFKEWGVENGFFIYFEILMIIATICVILIPKKRELD, via the coding sequence ATGAATACATTACATTATAAACAAAATATAGATTCTATCCCAAAAGAGCATAATCCCAAAGCCCTGCGCTCCGTGCTTGCAGCTAGTAGTGGGAATCTAGTGGAGTGGTTTGATTTTTACATTTATGGATTTTCAGCGGTGTATTTTGCAAAAAATTTCTCCGATGCAAGCTCGCCCATTGTGCAGCAAATCTCTGTATTTGGCGTATTTGCGGCTGGATTTTTAATGCTACCTATTGGCAGTGCAGTTTTTGGCAGCATTGCGGATAAAATTGGACGCAAAAGCTCGATGATTATCTCTATCGTGCTTATGGCGCTAGGCTCATTTATTATCGCATTTTTGCCCGATAAGCGCACTATAGGCGATGCGGCGATTTTGCTATTACTCTTTGCAAGACTTTTACAGGGCTTTGCTGTGGGTGGCGAATATGGCATTGCTGCGGCATATCTTAGCGAAGTGGCACCACCGGGAAAAAGGGGGTTTTATTCAAGTTTTCAGTATTTCACGCTCATTGGTGGGCAGCTTTTGGCTGTGGCTAGCGTTAGCGTGCTATTTTCATTTTTAAATCAAGAGCAAATGAGTGATTTTGGCTGGCGCATTTTATTTTTTATCGGCGGTGTAGCCGCGCTTTTAAGCTTACTGGTGCGTAGCCTTATGCATGATAATTCAGCAGAAGAATTAAAAAAATATGATGATAGAGGCAGCTTTAAAGCGCTTTTTAAATCTTATAAATCTTTTCTTTTGGTGCTTGGCATTACCGCTGGGTGCTCGCCTGCGTGGTATGTGATTACCGTGTATAGCAAGGTATTTATGATAAATAATGGTATTGATGCGGTGGTAGCAAATAATATCATTTTAGGCGCGCTCTTTGTGCTATTTATCGTAACGCCCTTTCTTGGCGCGCTAAGTGATAAAATCGGGTTAAAAACCTCGCTTTTAATTTTCTGCGTATTTGCGCTTTTTGGCGTGTATCCGCTATTTGAGCTTATGCGCGGGACGCAAAATGCGTTTGTGCTTTTTGGGATTTTAGGGCTTATGTGCTTTGTGCTTGGATTTTACTCCGCAGTGGCAGGGATTTTTAAAACAACACTTTTCCCTGTGCATGTGCGAGCTCTTGGCACTGGGCTAAGCTACACTCTTGGCGCAGCGCTATTTGGTGGGAGTGCGACTTATGTGGCACTGCAGTTTAAGGAATGGGGCGTGGAGAATGGATTTTTTATCTATTTTGAAATTTTAATGATTATTGCGACTATTTGTGTGATTTTAATCCCCAAAAAGCGCGAATTAGATTAA
- a CDS encoding cyclase family protein, with amino-acid sequence MKKWFLIILAAFSIAAAKEQNTEILQALNVLQKGKFIDLTHGVNDKIPRFYALPKLEQDKIFNVDKDGFFVYKTSFPTQYGTHIDAPIHFVNNKRTLEQIQLKELVLPLIVIHKEKEVAKNADYILTKQDVLDFEKRHGAIPKNSFVAFASGWSKKWDLAVAGKADFSNKDKKGDAHTPGWSIEALEYILNERGATAIGHETLDTDAAADVRKNGFLESEKFVLSQNKYQIELLTNLENLPATGGIIIIGVPKFEGYPGFPVRAFAIVP; translated from the coding sequence ATGAAAAAATGGTTTTTAATTATATTAGCAGCTTTTAGCATAGCAGCAGCAAAAGAGCAAAATACCGAAATCCTGCAGGCTTTAAATGTGCTGCAAAAGGGTAAATTCATAGATTTGACACATGGCGTAAATGATAAGATTCCACGCTTCTACGCCCTGCCAAAGCTAGAGCAAGATAAGATTTTTAATGTGGATAAAGATGGCTTTTTTGTGTATAAGACAAGCTTCCCAACGCAGTATGGCACGCACATTGACGCGCCTATACATTTTGTGAATAATAAGCGCACGCTAGAGCAAATACAGCTTAAAGAGCTAGTGCTGCCCCTCATTGTCATTCATAAAGAAAAGGAGGTCGCCAAAAATGCGGACTATATCCTTACAAAGCAAGATGTGCTAGACTTTGAAAAGCGCCATGGAGCAATCCCTAAAAATAGCTTTGTGGCCTTTGCTAGCGGCTGGAGCAAAAAGTGGGATTTGGCTGTGGCTGGTAAGGCGGATTTTAGCAATAAAGATAAAAAAGGCGATGCGCATACGCCTGGCTGGAGCATTGAGGCATTAGAGTATATCTTAAATGAGCGAGGGGCTACTGCTATTGGGCATGAGACGCTAGATACGGACGCGGCGGCTGATGTGCGTAAAAATGGCTTTTTAGAATCTGAAAAGTTTGTTTTAAGTCAAAATAAATATCAAATCGAGCTTTTGACAAATTTAGAGAATCTGCCTGCCACTGGGGGCATTATCATCATTGGCGTGCCAAAGTTTGAGGGCTATCCGGGCTTCCCTGTGCGCGCATTTGCCATTGTGCCTTGA